A single region of the Duganella sp. BuS-21 genome encodes:
- the rbfA gene encoding 30S ribosome-binding factor RbfA — protein MAKHSKNIPQRGQRVADQIQKDLSELIVFELKDPRVGMITLAEVQLTPDYAHAKIYFTMLKDDAETVKNTLAGLHAAAGYLRNMLGKRLHIHTLPQLHFVHDTSAARGMAMSALIDQANSSRSLDDGTDGTDGTESK, from the coding sequence ATGGCAAAACATAGCAAAAACATTCCGCAACGCGGTCAACGCGTGGCCGATCAGATCCAGAAAGACTTGTCCGAGCTGATCGTATTTGAATTGAAAGACCCACGCGTCGGCATGATCACGCTGGCCGAAGTACAGCTGACGCCGGACTACGCGCACGCCAAGATCTACTTCACCATGCTGAAGGACGACGCGGAAACCGTGAAGAACACGCTGGCCGGCCTGCACGCCGCCGCCGGCTACCTGCGCAATATGCTGGGCAAGCGTTTGCACATCCACACCTTGCCGCAGCTGCACTTCGTGCACGACACCTCGGCCGCGCGCGGCATGGCGATGTCGGCGCTGATCGACCAGGCCAACAGCAGCCGCTCGCTGGATGATGGTACCGACGGCACCGACGGCACCGAGTCCAAGTAA
- the truB gene encoding tRNA pseudouridine(55) synthase TruB, whose product MTQARTKRVRDLVDGVLLLDKPVGFSSNDALIKAKRVLNAKKAGHTGTLDPFATGLLPLCFGEATKFSQDLLEADKAYDTTVHLGQTTDTGDTEGEVIDSRDVNVTLEQIHVVLERFRGPIAQVPPMYSALKRDGKPLYEYARAGITLEREARNVIIHKLELISYQAPFLKLSVTCSKGTYIRVLGQDIGEALGCGAHLNALRRTQVGALTTEHMITLDELVAHQAPHSLLSPVDALLSSFPAVQLNAELAKRFLNGQRLALGKEAIAVPAQQGRVRVYLDDKLLGTAHLGEYSILAPERLIAFVAQ is encoded by the coding sequence ATGACTCAAGCCCGTACCAAGCGCGTCCGCGACCTGGTGGACGGCGTGCTGCTGCTCGACAAGCCGGTCGGCTTTTCCAGCAACGACGCCCTGATCAAAGCCAAGCGCGTGCTCAACGCCAAGAAGGCCGGCCACACCGGCACCCTCGACCCGTTCGCCACCGGCCTGCTGCCGCTGTGCTTCGGCGAGGCCACCAAGTTCTCGCAGGACTTGCTGGAAGCGGACAAGGCCTACGACACCACCGTGCACCTGGGCCAGACCACCGACACCGGCGATACCGAAGGTGAAGTGATCGACAGCCGCGACGTCAACGTCACGCTGGAGCAGATCCACGTCGTGCTGGAACGGTTCCGTGGCCCGATCGCGCAAGTGCCGCCGATGTACTCGGCCTTGAAGCGCGACGGCAAGCCGCTGTACGAGTACGCCCGCGCCGGCATCACGCTGGAGCGCGAAGCGCGCAACGTCATCATCCACAAGCTGGAGCTGATCTCGTACCAGGCGCCGTTCCTCAAGCTGTCGGTCACCTGCAGCAAGGGCACGTATATCCGCGTGCTGGGCCAGGACATCGGCGAAGCGCTCGGCTGCGGCGCCCACCTGAACGCGCTGCGCCGCACCCAGGTCGGCGCGCTGACCACCGAGCACATGATCACGCTCGATGAACTGGTGGCGCACCAGGCGCCGCACAGCCTGCTGTCGCCGGTCGATGCGCTGCTGTCGAGCTTCCCGGCCGTGCAGCTGAACGCCGAGCTGGCGAAACGTTTCCTGAATGGCCAGCGCCTGGCGCTGGGCAAGGAAGCGATTGCCGTGCCGGCGCAGCAGGGCAGGGTGCGCGTCTACCTGGACGACAAGCTGCTCGGCACCGCTCACCTCGGCGAGTACAGCATCCTCGCTCCTGAACGATTAATCGCATTTGTGGCGCAATAA
- the nusA gene encoding transcription termination factor NusA codes for MSREVLLLVDALAREKNVDKDVVFGALEFALAQATKKRYEGEVDIRVSIDRESGEFESFRRWHVVPDEAGLQLPDQEILHFEAKEQIADIEVDDHIEEPIESVEFGRRFAQDTKQVVLQRVRDAEREQILADFLERGDSLVTGTIKRMERGDAIVESGKIEARLPRDQMIPKENLRIGDRVRAYILRVDRNMRGPQVILSRTAPEFIMKLFELEVPEIEQGMLDIKSAARDAGVRAKIAVYTADKRIDPIGTCVGMRGSRVQAVTGELGGERVDIVLWSEDPAQFVIGALAPANVSSIVVDEEKHAMDVVVDEENLAIAIGRSGQNVRLASDLTGWKINIMTAEESADKAAQETAAIRALFMEKLDVDQEVADILVEEGFASLEEIAYVPISEMLEIESFDEDTVNELRTRARDALVTEAIASEEGLEGMDEALVGLEGMDRITAGKLGLAGIKTVEAFAGLAYDEFGAILALSSDRARALITSEFEDVTDDEMKLVDAKYDDRAKGLQAKAWSLTESAKA; via the coding sequence ATGAGTCGCGAAGTTTTGTTATTGGTAGACGCGCTGGCGCGTGAGAAGAACGTCGATAAAGATGTCGTTTTCGGCGCACTGGAGTTCGCGTTGGCGCAAGCCACGAAGAAACGTTATGAGGGTGAAGTGGACATCCGCGTTTCGATCGATCGCGAGTCGGGTGAGTTCGAATCCTTCCGCCGCTGGCACGTTGTGCCTGACGAGGCAGGCCTGCAATTGCCGGACCAGGAAATTCTGCACTTCGAAGCCAAGGAACAGATCGCCGACATCGAAGTGGACGACCACATCGAAGAACCGATTGAATCGGTGGAATTCGGCCGCCGCTTCGCGCAGGACACCAAGCAAGTGGTGCTGCAGCGCGTGCGCGACGCCGAGCGTGAACAGATTCTGGCAGACTTCCTGGAACGCGGCGATTCGCTGGTGACCGGTACCATCAAGCGCATGGAACGTGGCGACGCCATCGTCGAGTCGGGCAAGATCGAAGCCCGCCTGCCACGCGACCAGATGATCCCGAAAGAGAACCTGCGTATCGGCGACCGCGTCCGCGCCTACATCCTGCGCGTCGACCGCAATATGCGCGGCCCGCAAGTGATCCTGTCGCGCACCGCGCCGGAATTCATCATGAAGCTGTTCGAACTGGAAGTGCCGGAAATCGAACAAGGCATGCTGGACATTAAATCGGCCGCCCGCGACGCCGGCGTCCGCGCCAAGATCGCCGTGTACACGGCCGACAAGCGCATCGACCCGATCGGCACCTGCGTCGGCATGCGCGGTTCGCGCGTGCAGGCCGTCACCGGTGAACTGGGCGGCGAGCGCGTCGACATCGTGCTGTGGTCGGAAGATCCGGCGCAGTTCGTGATCGGCGCCCTGGCCCCGGCCAACGTCTCCTCGATCGTCGTCGACGAAGAGAAGCACGCCATGGACGTGGTGGTGGACGAAGAAAACCTGGCGATCGCGATCGGCCGCTCCGGCCAGAACGTGCGCCTGGCTTCCGACCTGACCGGCTGGAAGATCAATATCATGACGGCCGAGGAATCGGCCGACAAGGCAGCCCAGGAAACGGCCGCGATCCGCGCCCTGTTCATGGAAAAACTGGACGTCGATCAAGAAGTGGCCGACATCCTGGTGGAAGAAGGCTTTGCCAGCCTGGAAGAAATCGCTTACGTGCCGATCTCCGAAATGCTGGAAATCGAATCGTTTGACGAAGATACTGTCAACGAACTGCGCACCCGCGCCCGTGACGCCCTGGTCACCGAAGCCATCGCTTCGGAAGAAGGCCTGGAAGGCATGGACGAGGCGCTGGTCGGTCTGGAAGGCATGGACCGCATCACCGCCGGCAAGCTGGGCTTGGCTGGTATCAAAACGGTAGAAGCGTTTGCCGGCCTGGCTTATGACGAGTTCGGCGCCATTCTGGCCCTCTCGTCTGACCGTGCACGAGCACTGATTACGAGTGAATTTGAAGATGTGACCGACGATGAGATGAAGTTGGTTGATGCGAAATATGACGACCGTGCCAAAGGCTTGCAAGCCAAGGCCTGGAGTCTGACCGAATCTGCAAAGGCTTAA
- the infB gene encoding translation initiation factor IF-2 has product MASNNVAQFATELKMPADLLLTQLRSAGVEKSSTSDPLSKDDKDKLLDHLRRTHGAGAEEKKKITLTRKETTEIKQADANGKARTIQVAVKKTRTFVQRDEPLTTTPAAPAAPVIDPAEVARREEEVRKQAELIARQEAELREKQDRLAKLEADKAAHDKATADAAAAAKKEADAEAKKAAAAKAAAAAAPAAEPVVQSADSAAEEAKKKAAADEAKKKAAAAAKEAADQAAATERARQAVADEVAQIKAMMNAPRRAIKAPEPVPVPVKPKVAEGTLHKPATAANAAKPGDKPGDKKPAVAGADKKSIKSANVSSTWSDDAKKRGAPGAPKGRSGPGSSTGRDSWRGGKGGGRRHHQADDRETNFQAPTEAVIKDVHVPETITVAELAHKMSVKASEVIKQLMKLGQMCTINQVLDQETAMIVVEEMGHKAHPAEMDDPEAILADQGEHAHFEAKPRAPVVTVMGHVDHGKTSLLDYIRRAKVASGEAGGITQHIGAYHVETPRGIVTFLDTPGHEAFTAMRARGAKATDIVILVVAADDGVMPQTKEAIAHAKAAGVPLVVAINKIDKPGGNVDRVTQELVAESVVPEEYGGESPFVPVSAKTGEGIDALLEQVLLQAEVLELKAPIDSPARGLVVEGRLDKGKGPVATVLVQSGTLRRGDVILAGSSYGRVRAMLDENGKPITEAGPSIPVEIQGLTEVPQAGEEVMVMADERKAREIGLFRQGKFRDVKLARQQAAKLENMFDQMAEGEVKNLPLIIKTDVQGSQEALVSSLQKLSTSEVRVQIVHAAVGGITESDVNLAVASKAVIIGFNARADAQGRKLAESNGVDIRYYNIIYDAIDEIKSALSGMLAPEKRETVIGQVEVRQVILVSKVGAIAGCLVTDGVVKRSSSVRLLRNNIVVWTGEIDSLKRFKDDAKEVRAGLECGLSLKNYNDIQVGDTLEVFEVQEIARTL; this is encoded by the coding sequence ATGGCGAGTAACAACGTAGCCCAATTTGCCACCGAACTGAAGATGCCTGCAGACTTGCTGCTGACGCAGCTGCGTTCTGCCGGCGTCGAAAAAAGTTCGACGTCAGATCCATTGTCGAAAGATGATAAGGATAAGCTACTCGATCACCTGCGCCGTACCCACGGCGCCGGTGCTGAAGAGAAGAAAAAAATTACGCTGACGCGCAAGGAAACCACCGAGATCAAGCAGGCCGATGCCAATGGCAAGGCCCGCACGATTCAGGTCGCCGTCAAGAAAACCCGCACCTTCGTGCAGCGCGACGAGCCGCTGACCACCACCCCTGCCGCTCCGGCGGCACCGGTGATCGATCCGGCTGAAGTCGCACGCCGCGAAGAAGAAGTGCGCAAGCAAGCGGAACTGATTGCACGTCAGGAAGCCGAACTGCGCGAGAAACAGGATCGCCTGGCCAAGCTGGAAGCCGACAAGGCAGCGCACGACAAGGCCACGGCCGACGCCGCCGCCGCCGCCAAGAAGGAAGCCGACGCGGAAGCCAAGAAAGCCGCTGCCGCCAAGGCCGCCGCCGCCGCCGCACCTGCCGCCGAGCCGGTAGTGCAGAGCGCCGACAGCGCTGCCGAGGAAGCCAAGAAAAAAGCCGCCGCCGACGAAGCCAAGAAAAAGGCTGCCGCCGCCGCCAAGGAAGCCGCCGACCAGGCCGCTGCCACGGAGCGCGCACGCCAGGCCGTCGCCGACGAAGTGGCCCAGATCAAGGCCATGATGAACGCGCCACGTCGCGCCATCAAAGCCCCTGAGCCGGTACCAGTACCGGTCAAGCCGAAAGTTGCCGAAGGCACGCTGCACAAGCCGGCCACCGCCGCCAATGCAGCCAAGCCGGGCGACAAGCCAGGCGACAAGAAGCCAGCCGTAGCCGGCGCCGACAAGAAGTCGATCAAATCGGCCAATGTCTCGTCGACCTGGTCGGACGACGCCAAGAAACGCGGCGCACCGGGCGCACCGAAGGGCCGTTCCGGTCCGGGTTCCTCCACCGGCCGCGACAGCTGGCGTGGTGGCAAGGGCGGTGGTCGCCGTCATCATCAAGCCGATGATCGCGAGACCAACTTCCAGGCCCCGACCGAAGCCGTCATCAAAGACGTGCACGTACCGGAAACCATCACCGTGGCCGAACTGGCGCACAAGATGTCGGTCAAGGCATCCGAGGTCATCAAGCAGCTGATGAAGCTGGGCCAGATGTGCACCATCAACCAGGTGCTGGACCAGGAAACCGCGATGATCGTGGTCGAGGAAATGGGCCACAAAGCCCACCCGGCCGAGATGGACGATCCGGAAGCAATTCTGGCCGACCAGGGCGAGCACGCGCACTTCGAAGCCAAGCCGCGCGCACCGGTGGTCACCGTCATGGGTCACGTCGACCACGGCAAGACCTCGCTGCTCGATTACATCCGCCGCGCCAAAGTGGCGTCGGGCGAAGCTGGTGGCATTACCCAGCACATCGGCGCCTACCACGTGGAAACCCCACGCGGCATCGTCACCTTCCTGGATACGCCGGGTCACGAAGCCTTTACGGCCATGCGTGCCCGCGGTGCGAAAGCGACCGACATCGTGATTCTGGTGGTGGCGGCCGACGACGGCGTCATGCCGCAAACCAAGGAAGCGATCGCTCACGCGAAAGCGGCCGGCGTGCCTCTGGTGGTGGCGATCAATAAGATCGACAAACCGGGCGGCAACGTCGACCGTGTCACGCAAGAGCTGGTTGCCGAGAGCGTGGTGCCGGAAGAATACGGTGGCGAATCGCCATTCGTGCCGGTATCGGCCAAGACCGGCGAAGGCATCGACGCGCTGCTGGAGCAAGTGCTGCTGCAAGCCGAGGTGCTGGAACTGAAAGCACCGATCGATTCCCCGGCCCGTGGCCTGGTGGTTGAAGGTCGTCTGGATAAAGGCAAGGGTCCTGTGGCCACCGTGCTGGTGCAATCCGGTACGCTGCGTCGCGGCGACGTGATCCTGGCCGGTTCCTCGTATGGCCGCGTGCGCGCCATGCTGGACGAGAACGGCAAGCCGATCACCGAAGCCGGCCCATCGATCCCGGTCGAGATCCAGGGCCTGACCGAAGTGCCGCAAGCCGGTGAAGAAGTCATGGTCATGGCCGACGAGCGTAAAGCACGTGAAATCGGTCTGTTCCGTCAAGGTAAGTTCCGTGATGTGAAGCTGGCGCGTCAGCAAGCGGCGAAACTGGAAAACATGTTCGACCAGATGGCCGAAGGCGAAGTGAAAAACCTGCCGCTGATCATCAAGACCGACGTGCAGGGTTCGCAGGAAGCGCTGGTCAGCTCGTTGCAGAAACTGTCGACCTCGGAAGTGCGCGTACAGATCGTGCACGCAGCGGTCGGCGGCATCACCGAGTCGGACGTCAATCTGGCGGTGGCCTCGAAAGCGGTCATCATCGGCTTCAACGCCCGTGCCGACGCCCAGGGTCGCAAGCTGGCCGAGTCGAACGGCGTGGACATTCGCTACTACAACATCATTTACGATGCGATCGACGAGATCAAATCGGCGTTGTCGGGCATGTTGGCGCCGGAGAAGCGCGAGACCGTGATCGGTCAGGTCGAAGTACGCCAGGTGATCCTGGTGTCCAAAGTCGGCGCCATCGCCGGCTGCCTGGTGACCGATGGTGTGGTCAAGCGTTCGTCTTCGGTCCGTCTGCTGCGCAACAACATCGTGGTGTGGACCGGCGAGATCGACTCGCTCAAACGCTTCAAGGACGATGCGAAAGAAGTCCGCGCCGGTCTGGAGTGCGGCCTGTCGCTGAAGAACTACAACGACATCCAGGTGGGTGATACGTTGGAAGTGTTCGAAGTGCAGGAAATCGCGCGTACCCTGTAA
- the rimP gene encoding ribosome maturation factor RimP: protein MQQLELIEKTVVGLGYELVDVERAERGLLRVFIDFTAEDAEEKGPITVEDCVTVSHQLSHVLTVENVPYERLEISSPGLDRPLRKLTDFSRFAGCEVVIKLRTAMPGTNNRKSFTGVLLEPEGENLSLEFESKEGPAQLDFTLADVDKARLVPQVDFKGRKA from the coding sequence TTGCAGCAGCTGGAACTGATTGAAAAGACCGTCGTCGGTCTGGGCTACGAGCTGGTTGATGTCGAACGGGCCGAGCGCGGACTGCTGCGCGTGTTTATCGATTTCACCGCCGAAGATGCCGAAGAAAAAGGTCCGATCACCGTAGAAGATTGCGTCACGGTCAGTCATCAATTGTCGCACGTGCTGACGGTCGAGAACGTTCCTTACGAACGTCTCGAAATTTCGTCGCCGGGCCTTGATCGTCCGCTGCGCAAACTGACGGATTTTTCACGTTTCGCCGGCTGTGAAGTAGTCATTAAACTGCGCACAGCCATGCCGGGTACGAACAACCGGAAATCGTTCACGGGCGTCCTGCTGGAGCCTGAAGGCGAGAATTTGTCGTTGGAATTTGAAAGCAAGGAAGGTCCGGCGCAGTTGGATTTTACGCTCGCCGATGTGGATAAGGCACGTTTGGTGCCGCAGGTGGATTTTAAGGGACGCAAAGCATGA